The following are from one region of the Betta splendens chromosome 15, fBetSpl5.4, whole genome shotgun sequence genome:
- the LOC114841870 gene encoding E3 ubiquitin-protein ligase Midline-1-like has protein sequence MSRTASSTEHSGASRAMATVEETLKCPACQDLFTDPVTLPCGHHFCLTCIRAVWEGDGSEAGLSFCPECQILLPSDLTLEINTSLQTKVKECDSNKTQAAELQAAAPGGGARSASTVYCDHCIAAPSEAVETCLTCDASLCQAHALLHQQRSALRKHTVVEVTRDPLSLKCREHRDELKLFCMEERAPVCCLCVLVGPHKNHKAWQLSEACANFKRTLETTMNQLLERRSKAEHAIKDLESLYAQTVASAADFRERISDKYSRIRVVLDADERLMMQIIDAEELNTTEWLEAQRSVTEAHIRDIDDLRASSKSLLQETNELSDPLDSTPLQEVERNLCDLEKLRTVERLVDDLTVSLSPHFPRMWSYLCCPALDSETAHPKVEISEDGKQVCWRRQPAGEGPGTRPCDSQYSVLAQDCFTTGQHYWEVIVQDKPYWLVGVTTGPNHRTDAPSQSSSSLGVNGTSWCIYHADGRYMACHDTQETPLSVEKRVRKLGVLADLQKGALSFYDADAMTLLHAFSVLCTDSLFPMLNPCIDVNGLNKQPLTLFSIKDLWDSNTNAYQRDKD, from the exons ATGAGCAGGACggccagcagcacagagcactCGGGTGCGAGCAGAGCCATGGCGACTGTTGAGGAAACGTTGAAGTGTCCCGCCTGCCAGGATCTCTTCACAGACCCAGTAACTCTCCCATGCGGACATCACTTCTGTCTCACCTGCATCCGGGCTGTCTGGGAGGGAGACGGGTCTGAGGCGGGCCTTTCCTTCTGTCCGGAGTGTCAGATTCTCCTGCCCTCTGACCTCACTCTGGAGATAAACACCAGCCTCCAGACCAAAGTCAAGGAGTGCGACTCTAACAAGACACAGGCTGCGGAGCTCCAAGCAGCAGCTCCGGGCGGCGGCGCCAGATCAGCATCCACCGTCTACTGTGACCACTGCATCGCGGCGCCGTCGGAGGCTGTGGAGACCTGTCTGACCTGCGATGCCTCGCTGTGCCAGGCCCACGccctgctgcaccagcagaggtCTGCCCTGAGGAAGCACACGGTGGTGGAGGTGACGCGGGACCCGCTGTCCCTGAAGTGCAGGGAGCATCGGGATGAGCTCAAGCTTTTCTGTATGGAGGAACGGGCACCGGTGTGCTGCTTGTGCGTCCTGGTTGGGCCGCACAAGAACCATAAAGCCTGGCAGCTCAGTGAAGCCTGTGCAAACTTTAAG AGAACGTTAGAAACTACTATGAACCAGTTGTTGGAGAGAAGAAGTAAAGCAGAACATGCCATCAAAGACTTAGAGTCACTCTATGCACAAACTGTG GCGTCCGCTGCCGATTTCAGGGAGAGAATCTCGGACAAGTACAGCCGGATCCGGGTGGTGCTGGATGCCGACGAGCGTCTGATGATGCAGATCATCGACGCAGAGGAGCTAAACACGACCGAGTGGCTGGAGGCCCAGAGGAGCGTCACGGAGGCCCACATCAGAGACATAGACGACCTCAGAGCTTCCAGCAAATCGCTGCTCCAGGAAACCAATGAGCTCAGTGACCCATTGGACTCAACGCCACTACAGGAAGTAGAGAGGAATCTGTGTGACCTCGAGAAGCTGAGAACGGTAGAGAGGCTGGTGGATGATCTCACTGTGTCTCTGTCGCCGCACTTTCCACGAATGTGGTCGT ATCTATGCTGCCCCGCTCTGGATTCCGAGACAGCTCACCCGAAGGTGGAAATATCCGAGGACGGGAAACAAGTGTGCTGGAGACGACAACCTGCCGGCGAAGGTCCCGGCACCCGGCCGTGCGATTCCCAGTACAGCGTCCTGGCCCAGGACTGCTTCACCACCGGCCAGCACTACTGGGAGGTCATCGTCCAGGACAAACCTTACTGGCTAGTAGGTGTGACCACTGGGCCCAACCACAGAACAGACGCTCCAAGCCAGAGTTCTTCCAGCTTGGGTGTGAACGGCACATCCTGGTGCATTTACCATGCAGACGGGCGGTACATGGCATGCCACGACACCCAGGAGACGCCGCTGTCTGTGGAGAAGAGAGTCAGGAAGCTGGGCGTACTGGCAGATctccagaagggggcgctgtcCTTCTATGACGCCGATGCTATGACGCTGCTTCACgccttctctgtgctgtgcactGACAGTCTGTTCCCCATGCTGAACCCATGCATTGATGTGAACGGGCTGAATAAGCAGCCTCTCACCTTGTTTTCGATCAAGGACCTTTGGGATTCAAATACTAACGCATATCAAAGAGACAAAGACTAA